A genomic stretch from Falco naumanni isolate bFalNau1 chromosome 6, bFalNau1.pat, whole genome shotgun sequence includes:
- the PTK2B gene encoding protein-tyrosine kinase 2-beta isoform X1 — MSAIPEALGRPRSSSSRSLAGTLEATLSMGTLEMDKEEMRILKVCFYSNSFNMGKNFKLVKCPVTTEIREVIKSILVSGRIGPDIKLAECYGLRLKHVKSDEIHWLHPDLTVGEVQEKYECLHLEAEWRYDLQIRYLPEDFVERFKEDRTTLLYFYQQLRSEYMQNYASKVSEGMALQLGCLELRRFYKDMPQNALDKKSNFEFLEKEVGLDLFFPSQMQENLKPKQFRKMIQQTFQQYALLREEECILKFLHTLSSFANIDQESYRCELIQGWNITVDLVIGPKGIRQMTSKEAKPTCLAEFKHIKSIKCSSVEEGRAVLQLGLSGTPQSLAIKTASLAEAENMADLIDGYCRLQGDLDTSLIIFPRREREKRISLPQIPAPHLEERQSMLSDSVSIDSDIYAEIPDESLRPRSGVQHYGISREDVTLGRILGEGFFGEVYEGIYTTPKGECISVAVKTCKKDCSLENKDKFLSEAVLMKKLDHPHIVKLIGIAEEEPTWIIMELYPYGELGQYLEQNKHCLTVPTLILYALQISKALAYLEAINCVHRDIAVRNVLVASPECVKLGDFGLSRYIEDEEYYKASITRLPIKWMSPESINFRRFTTASDVWMFAVCMWEILSYGKQPFFWLENKDVIGVLERGDRLPKPDLCPPILYTLMTRCWDYDPSERPKFKDLVCSLSDIYLMEKELAKEQERNNRHRPPKIMEPPSFQEPPPKPSRPRYKPPPQSNLLAPKLQFQVPEGLCASSPTLTSPIEYQSPANSLHTPPLNRHNVFKRHSMREEDFLRPSSREEAQKLWETERLKMRQVLDKQQKQMVEDYQWLRQEEKSLDPMVFMNNNIPPLLPEKETDYNGIAEFTGPPQKPPRLGTQQSIHPAPTANLDRTDDMVYSNVMDLVRAVLQLKNEISLLPPEGYILVVKNVGLSLRKLIGSVDEILPVLPAASRTEIEGTQKLLNKDLADLINKMRLAQQNAVTSLSEECKRQMLTASHTLAVDAKNLLDAVDQAKVQANLVKLCLE; from the exons ATGTCAGCCATCCCTGAGGCACTGGGTCGCCCACGGAGCAGCTCGTCCCGCAGCCTGGCTGGGACGCTGGAGGCCACCCTAAGCATGGGGACACTGGAGATGGACAAGGAGGAGATGCGCATCCTCAAGGTCTGCTTCTACAGCAATAGCTTCAACATGGGCAAGAACTTCAAGCTGGTGAAATGTCCTGTGACAACAGAGATCCGG GAGGTGATCAAGTCCATCCTGGTGAGCGGCCGCATCGGGCCTGACATCAAGCTGGCTGAATGCTATGGGCTCCGCCTGAAGCATGTGAAGTCGGATGAGATCCACTGGCTGCACCCGGACCTAACGGTGGGCGAAGTGCAGGAGAAGTATGAGTGCCTGCACCTGGAGGCCGAATGGAG GTACGATCTCCAAATCCGCTATCTGCCAGAGGATTTTGTGGAACGCTTCAAAGAGGACAGGACCACCTTGCTCTACTTCTACCAGCAG CTCCGGAGCGAGTACATGCAGAATTATGCCAGCAAGGTGAGCGAAGGCAtggccctgcagctgggctgcctcGAGCTCAG GAGGTTTTATAAGGACATGCCTCAAAACGCACTGGATAAGAAGTCCAACTTTGAGTTCCTGGA GAAGGAGGTGGGTCTGGaccttttcttccccagccaGATGCAGGAGAACCTGAAG CCCAAGCAGTTTCGGAAGATGATCCAGCAGACCTTCCAGCAGTACGCACTGCTGCGGGAGGAGGAGTGCATCCTCAAGTTCCTCCACACCCTCTCCAGCTTCGCCAACATCGACCAGGAGAGCTATCGCTGCGAGCTCATT caaGGGTGGAACATCACAGTGGACCTGGTCATCGGACCCAAGGGCATCCGGCAGATGACGAGCAAGGAGGCCAAG cccacGTGCTTGGCCGAATTCAAGCACATCAAGTCCATCAAGTGCTCTAGTGTGGAGGAGGGccgggctgtgctgcagctggggctcagCGGCACCCCCCAG TCCCTCGCTATCAAGACAGCTTCTCTGGCTGAGGCAGAGAACATGGCTGACCTCATCGATGGTTACTGCCGGCTGCAGGGGGACTTGGACACCTCCCTCATCATCTTCCCCAGGAGAG AGCGGGAGAAGAGGATCAGCCTGCCGCAGATCCCGGCCCC GCACCTGGAGGAGAGGCAGTCCATGCTGTCGGACAGCGTGAGCATCG ACTCTGATATTTATGCTGAAATCCCTGATGAGTCCTTAAGACCGAGGTCTGGAG TCCAGCACTATGGGATCTCCCGGGAGGATGTCACGTTGGGCAGGATCCTTGGAGAAGGCTTCTTCGGAGAGGTGTACGAGGGGATCTACACCACCCCA AAAGGGGAGTGTATCAGTGTGGCTGTGAAGACCTGCAAGAAGGactgcagcctggagaacaaGGACAAGTTCCTGAGCGAAGCAG TGCTGATGAAGAAATTGGACCACCCCCATATCGTGAAACTCATTGGCATCGCAGAAGAGGAGCCCACCTGGATCATCATGGAGCTGTATCCCTATGGAGAG CTGGGGCAATACCTGGAGCAGAACAAGCACTGCCTCACTGTGCCCACGCTCATCCTCTACGCCCTGCAGATCAGCAAAGCCCTGGCCTACCTGGAGGCCATCAACTGTGTGCACAG GGATATTGCCGTGAGGAATGTCCTGGTGGCCTCCCCAGAGTGCGTGAAGCTGGGAGACTTTGGGCTCTCCAGGTACATTGAGGACGAGGAGTACTACAAAG CGTCCATCACCCGTCTCCCCATCAAGTGGATGTCACCTGAGTCCATCAACTTCCGCCGCTTCACAACGGCCAGCGATGTCTGGATGTTCG CTGTGTGCATGTGGGAGATCCTGAGCTATGGCAAGCAGCCCTTCTTCTGGCTGGAGAACAAGGATGTGATTGGAGTGCTGGAGAGGGGTGACCGCCTGCCCAAGCCGGACCTCTGTCCACCCATCCTCTACACCCTCATGACGCGCTGCTGGGACTATGACCCCAGTGAGAGGCCCAAGTTCAAGGACTTGGTTTGCAGCTTAAG TGACATTTACCTGATGGAGAAGGAACTTGCCAAGGAACAGGAAAGGAACAACCGCCACCGGCCTCCCAAAATCATGGAACCACCGTCCTTCCAGGAGCCACCTCCAAAG CCCAGCAGACCCAGGTACAAGCCACCACCGCAGAGCAACCTCCTGGCTCCCAAGCTGCAGTTCCAG GTGCCCGAGGGTCTGTGTGCCAGCTCGCCTACGCTCACCAGTCCCATTGAGTACCAGTCTCCAGCCAACTCCCTGCACACCCCGCCGCTCAACCGCCACAACGTCTTCAAGCGCCACAGCATGAGG GAGGAAGATTTCCTCcgtcccagcagcagggaggaggcacAGAAGCTCTGGGAGACCGAGAGGCTCAAGATGCGGCAAGTCCTGgacaagcagcagaagcagatggTGGAGGACTACCAGTGGCTGCGACAGGAGGAGAAGTCCCTG GATCCAATGGTGTTTATGAACAACAACATTCCTCCG ctgctcccgGAGAAGGAGACGGATTACA ACGGCATAGCGGAGTTCACAGGGCCCCCCCAGAAGCCTCCAAGACTTGGGACACAG cagtcCATCCACCCAGCCCCCACCGCCAACCTGGACCGCACAGATGACATGGTGTACAGCAATGTCATGGACCTGGTgcgggctgtgctgcagctgaagaatgagatcagcctcctgcccccagaGGGGTACATCCTTGTAGTGAAG AACGTGGGCCTGTCCCTGCGGAAGCTGATCGGCAGCGTTGATGAGATCCTGCCTGTCCTGCCCGCTGCCTCCCGCACCGAG ATCGAGGGGACCCAGAAGCTGCTCAACAAGGACTTGGCTGACCTCATCAACAAGATGCGCCTGGCACAGCAGAACGCGGTCACCTCGCTGAGCGAGGAGTGCAAACGGCAAATGCTGACAGCCTCCCACACCCTGGCCGTGGATGCCAAGAACCTCCTGGATGCCGTGGACCAAGCCAAGGTCCAGGCCAATCTGGTGAAGCTGTGTTTGGAGTGA
- the PTK2B gene encoding protein-tyrosine kinase 2-beta isoform X2, translating into MSAIPEALGRPRSSSSRSLAGTLEATLSMGTLEMDKEEMRILKVCFYSNSFNMGKNFKLVKCPVTTEIREVIKSILVSGRIGPDIKLAECYGLRLKHVKSDEIHWLHPDLTVGEVQEKYECLHLEAEWRYDLQIRYLPEDFVERFKEDRTTLLYFYQQLRSEYMQNYASKVSEGMALQLGCLELRRFYKDMPQNALDKKSNFEFLEKEVGLDLFFPSQMQENLKPKQFRKMIQQTFQQYALLREEECILKFLHTLSSFANIDQESYRCELIQGWNITVDLVIGPKGIRQMTSKEAKPTCLAEFKHIKSIKCSSVEEGRAVLQLGLSGTPQSLAIKTASLAEAENMADLIDGYCRLQGDLDTSLIIFPRREREKRISLPQIPAPHLEERQSMLSDSVSIDSDIYAEIPDESLRPRSGVQHYGISREDVTLGRILGEGFFGEVYEGIYTTPKGECISVAVKTCKKDCSLENKDKFLSEAVLMKKLDHPHIVKLIGIAEEEPTWIIMELYPYGELGQYLEQNKHCLTVPTLILYALQISKALAYLEAINCVHRDIAVRNVLVASPECVKLGDFGLSRYIEDEEYYKASITRLPIKWMSPESINFRRFTTASDVWMFAVCMWEILSYGKQPFFWLENKDVIGVLERGDRLPKPDLCPPILYTLMTRCWDYDPSERPKFKDLVCSLSDIYLMEKELAKEQERNNRHRPPKIMEPPSFQEPPPKPSRPRYKPPPQSNLLAPKLQFQVPEGLCASSPTLTSPIEYQSPANSLHTPPLNRHNVFKRHSMREEDFLRPSSREEAQKLWETERLKMRQVLDKQQKQMVEDYQWLRQEEKSLDPMVFMNNNIPPLLPEKETDYNGIAEFTGPPQKPPRLGTQSIHPAPTANLDRTDDMVYSNVMDLVRAVLQLKNEISLLPPEGYILVVKNVGLSLRKLIGSVDEILPVLPAASRTEIEGTQKLLNKDLADLINKMRLAQQNAVTSLSEECKRQMLTASHTLAVDAKNLLDAVDQAKVQANLVKLCLE; encoded by the exons ATGTCAGCCATCCCTGAGGCACTGGGTCGCCCACGGAGCAGCTCGTCCCGCAGCCTGGCTGGGACGCTGGAGGCCACCCTAAGCATGGGGACACTGGAGATGGACAAGGAGGAGATGCGCATCCTCAAGGTCTGCTTCTACAGCAATAGCTTCAACATGGGCAAGAACTTCAAGCTGGTGAAATGTCCTGTGACAACAGAGATCCGG GAGGTGATCAAGTCCATCCTGGTGAGCGGCCGCATCGGGCCTGACATCAAGCTGGCTGAATGCTATGGGCTCCGCCTGAAGCATGTGAAGTCGGATGAGATCCACTGGCTGCACCCGGACCTAACGGTGGGCGAAGTGCAGGAGAAGTATGAGTGCCTGCACCTGGAGGCCGAATGGAG GTACGATCTCCAAATCCGCTATCTGCCAGAGGATTTTGTGGAACGCTTCAAAGAGGACAGGACCACCTTGCTCTACTTCTACCAGCAG CTCCGGAGCGAGTACATGCAGAATTATGCCAGCAAGGTGAGCGAAGGCAtggccctgcagctgggctgcctcGAGCTCAG GAGGTTTTATAAGGACATGCCTCAAAACGCACTGGATAAGAAGTCCAACTTTGAGTTCCTGGA GAAGGAGGTGGGTCTGGaccttttcttccccagccaGATGCAGGAGAACCTGAAG CCCAAGCAGTTTCGGAAGATGATCCAGCAGACCTTCCAGCAGTACGCACTGCTGCGGGAGGAGGAGTGCATCCTCAAGTTCCTCCACACCCTCTCCAGCTTCGCCAACATCGACCAGGAGAGCTATCGCTGCGAGCTCATT caaGGGTGGAACATCACAGTGGACCTGGTCATCGGACCCAAGGGCATCCGGCAGATGACGAGCAAGGAGGCCAAG cccacGTGCTTGGCCGAATTCAAGCACATCAAGTCCATCAAGTGCTCTAGTGTGGAGGAGGGccgggctgtgctgcagctggggctcagCGGCACCCCCCAG TCCCTCGCTATCAAGACAGCTTCTCTGGCTGAGGCAGAGAACATGGCTGACCTCATCGATGGTTACTGCCGGCTGCAGGGGGACTTGGACACCTCCCTCATCATCTTCCCCAGGAGAG AGCGGGAGAAGAGGATCAGCCTGCCGCAGATCCCGGCCCC GCACCTGGAGGAGAGGCAGTCCATGCTGTCGGACAGCGTGAGCATCG ACTCTGATATTTATGCTGAAATCCCTGATGAGTCCTTAAGACCGAGGTCTGGAG TCCAGCACTATGGGATCTCCCGGGAGGATGTCACGTTGGGCAGGATCCTTGGAGAAGGCTTCTTCGGAGAGGTGTACGAGGGGATCTACACCACCCCA AAAGGGGAGTGTATCAGTGTGGCTGTGAAGACCTGCAAGAAGGactgcagcctggagaacaaGGACAAGTTCCTGAGCGAAGCAG TGCTGATGAAGAAATTGGACCACCCCCATATCGTGAAACTCATTGGCATCGCAGAAGAGGAGCCCACCTGGATCATCATGGAGCTGTATCCCTATGGAGAG CTGGGGCAATACCTGGAGCAGAACAAGCACTGCCTCACTGTGCCCACGCTCATCCTCTACGCCCTGCAGATCAGCAAAGCCCTGGCCTACCTGGAGGCCATCAACTGTGTGCACAG GGATATTGCCGTGAGGAATGTCCTGGTGGCCTCCCCAGAGTGCGTGAAGCTGGGAGACTTTGGGCTCTCCAGGTACATTGAGGACGAGGAGTACTACAAAG CGTCCATCACCCGTCTCCCCATCAAGTGGATGTCACCTGAGTCCATCAACTTCCGCCGCTTCACAACGGCCAGCGATGTCTGGATGTTCG CTGTGTGCATGTGGGAGATCCTGAGCTATGGCAAGCAGCCCTTCTTCTGGCTGGAGAACAAGGATGTGATTGGAGTGCTGGAGAGGGGTGACCGCCTGCCCAAGCCGGACCTCTGTCCACCCATCCTCTACACCCTCATGACGCGCTGCTGGGACTATGACCCCAGTGAGAGGCCCAAGTTCAAGGACTTGGTTTGCAGCTTAAG TGACATTTACCTGATGGAGAAGGAACTTGCCAAGGAACAGGAAAGGAACAACCGCCACCGGCCTCCCAAAATCATGGAACCACCGTCCTTCCAGGAGCCACCTCCAAAG CCCAGCAGACCCAGGTACAAGCCACCACCGCAGAGCAACCTCCTGGCTCCCAAGCTGCAGTTCCAG GTGCCCGAGGGTCTGTGTGCCAGCTCGCCTACGCTCACCAGTCCCATTGAGTACCAGTCTCCAGCCAACTCCCTGCACACCCCGCCGCTCAACCGCCACAACGTCTTCAAGCGCCACAGCATGAGG GAGGAAGATTTCCTCcgtcccagcagcagggaggaggcacAGAAGCTCTGGGAGACCGAGAGGCTCAAGATGCGGCAAGTCCTGgacaagcagcagaagcagatggTGGAGGACTACCAGTGGCTGCGACAGGAGGAGAAGTCCCTG GATCCAATGGTGTTTATGAACAACAACATTCCTCCG ctgctcccgGAGAAGGAGACGGATTACA ACGGCATAGCGGAGTTCACAGGGCCCCCCCAGAAGCCTCCAAGACTTGGGACACAG tcCATCCACCCAGCCCCCACCGCCAACCTGGACCGCACAGATGACATGGTGTACAGCAATGTCATGGACCTGGTgcgggctgtgctgcagctgaagaatgagatcagcctcctgcccccagaGGGGTACATCCTTGTAGTGAAG AACGTGGGCCTGTCCCTGCGGAAGCTGATCGGCAGCGTTGATGAGATCCTGCCTGTCCTGCCCGCTGCCTCCCGCACCGAG ATCGAGGGGACCCAGAAGCTGCTCAACAAGGACTTGGCTGACCTCATCAACAAGATGCGCCTGGCACAGCAGAACGCGGTCACCTCGCTGAGCGAGGAGTGCAAACGGCAAATGCTGACAGCCTCCCACACCCTGGCCGTGGATGCCAAGAACCTCCTGGATGCCGTGGACCAAGCCAAGGTCCAGGCCAATCTGGTGAAGCTGTGTTTGGAGTGA
- the PTK2B gene encoding protein-tyrosine kinase 2-beta isoform X4: MSAIPEALGRPRSSSSRSLAGTLEATLSMGTLEMDKEEMRILKVCFYSNSFNMGKNFKLVKCPVTTEIREVIKSILVSGRIGPDIKLAECYGLRLKHVKSDEIHWLHPDLTVGEVQEKYECLHLEAEWRYDLQIRYLPEDFVERFKEDRTTLLYFYQQLRSEYMQNYASKVSEGMALQLGCLELRRFYKDMPQNALDKKSNFEFLEKEVGLDLFFPSQMQENLKPKQFRKMIQQTFQQYALLREEECILKFLHTLSSFANIDQESYRCELIQGWNITVDLVIGPKGIRQMTSKEAKPTCLAEFKHIKSIKCSSVEEGRAVLQLGLSGTPQSLAIKTASLAEAENMADLIDGYCRLQGDLDTSLIIFPRREREKRISLPQIPAPHLEERQSMLSDSVSIDSDIYAEIPDESLRPRSGVQHYGISREDVTLGRILGEGFFGEVYEGIYTTPKGECISVAVKTCKKDCSLENKDKFLSEAVLMKKLDHPHIVKLIGIAEEEPTWIIMELYPYGELGQYLEQNKHCLTVPTLILYALQISKALAYLEAINCVHRDIAVRNVLVASPECVKLGDFGLSRYIEDEEYYKASITRLPIKWMSPESINFRRFTTASDVWMFAVCMWEILSYGKQPFFWLENKDVIGVLERGDRLPKPDLCPPILYTLMTRCWDYDPSERPKFKDLVCSLSDIYLMEKELAKEQERNNRHRPPKIMEPPSFQEPPPKPSRPRYKPPPQSNLLAPKLQFQVPEGLCASSPTLTSPIEYQSPANSLHTPPLNRHNVFKRHSMREEDFLRPSSREEAQKLWETERLKMRQVLDKQQKQMVEDYQWLRQEEKSLDPMVFMNNNIPPLLPEKETDYTEFTGPPQKPPRLGTQSIHPAPTANLDRTDDMVYSNVMDLVRAVLQLKNEISLLPPEGYILVVKNVGLSLRKLIGSVDEILPVLPAASRTEIEGTQKLLNKDLADLINKMRLAQQNAVTSLSEECKRQMLTASHTLAVDAKNLLDAVDQAKVQANLVKLCLE, from the exons ATGTCAGCCATCCCTGAGGCACTGGGTCGCCCACGGAGCAGCTCGTCCCGCAGCCTGGCTGGGACGCTGGAGGCCACCCTAAGCATGGGGACACTGGAGATGGACAAGGAGGAGATGCGCATCCTCAAGGTCTGCTTCTACAGCAATAGCTTCAACATGGGCAAGAACTTCAAGCTGGTGAAATGTCCTGTGACAACAGAGATCCGG GAGGTGATCAAGTCCATCCTGGTGAGCGGCCGCATCGGGCCTGACATCAAGCTGGCTGAATGCTATGGGCTCCGCCTGAAGCATGTGAAGTCGGATGAGATCCACTGGCTGCACCCGGACCTAACGGTGGGCGAAGTGCAGGAGAAGTATGAGTGCCTGCACCTGGAGGCCGAATGGAG GTACGATCTCCAAATCCGCTATCTGCCAGAGGATTTTGTGGAACGCTTCAAAGAGGACAGGACCACCTTGCTCTACTTCTACCAGCAG CTCCGGAGCGAGTACATGCAGAATTATGCCAGCAAGGTGAGCGAAGGCAtggccctgcagctgggctgcctcGAGCTCAG GAGGTTTTATAAGGACATGCCTCAAAACGCACTGGATAAGAAGTCCAACTTTGAGTTCCTGGA GAAGGAGGTGGGTCTGGaccttttcttccccagccaGATGCAGGAGAACCTGAAG CCCAAGCAGTTTCGGAAGATGATCCAGCAGACCTTCCAGCAGTACGCACTGCTGCGGGAGGAGGAGTGCATCCTCAAGTTCCTCCACACCCTCTCCAGCTTCGCCAACATCGACCAGGAGAGCTATCGCTGCGAGCTCATT caaGGGTGGAACATCACAGTGGACCTGGTCATCGGACCCAAGGGCATCCGGCAGATGACGAGCAAGGAGGCCAAG cccacGTGCTTGGCCGAATTCAAGCACATCAAGTCCATCAAGTGCTCTAGTGTGGAGGAGGGccgggctgtgctgcagctggggctcagCGGCACCCCCCAG TCCCTCGCTATCAAGACAGCTTCTCTGGCTGAGGCAGAGAACATGGCTGACCTCATCGATGGTTACTGCCGGCTGCAGGGGGACTTGGACACCTCCCTCATCATCTTCCCCAGGAGAG AGCGGGAGAAGAGGATCAGCCTGCCGCAGATCCCGGCCCC GCACCTGGAGGAGAGGCAGTCCATGCTGTCGGACAGCGTGAGCATCG ACTCTGATATTTATGCTGAAATCCCTGATGAGTCCTTAAGACCGAGGTCTGGAG TCCAGCACTATGGGATCTCCCGGGAGGATGTCACGTTGGGCAGGATCCTTGGAGAAGGCTTCTTCGGAGAGGTGTACGAGGGGATCTACACCACCCCA AAAGGGGAGTGTATCAGTGTGGCTGTGAAGACCTGCAAGAAGGactgcagcctggagaacaaGGACAAGTTCCTGAGCGAAGCAG TGCTGATGAAGAAATTGGACCACCCCCATATCGTGAAACTCATTGGCATCGCAGAAGAGGAGCCCACCTGGATCATCATGGAGCTGTATCCCTATGGAGAG CTGGGGCAATACCTGGAGCAGAACAAGCACTGCCTCACTGTGCCCACGCTCATCCTCTACGCCCTGCAGATCAGCAAAGCCCTGGCCTACCTGGAGGCCATCAACTGTGTGCACAG GGATATTGCCGTGAGGAATGTCCTGGTGGCCTCCCCAGAGTGCGTGAAGCTGGGAGACTTTGGGCTCTCCAGGTACATTGAGGACGAGGAGTACTACAAAG CGTCCATCACCCGTCTCCCCATCAAGTGGATGTCACCTGAGTCCATCAACTTCCGCCGCTTCACAACGGCCAGCGATGTCTGGATGTTCG CTGTGTGCATGTGGGAGATCCTGAGCTATGGCAAGCAGCCCTTCTTCTGGCTGGAGAACAAGGATGTGATTGGAGTGCTGGAGAGGGGTGACCGCCTGCCCAAGCCGGACCTCTGTCCACCCATCCTCTACACCCTCATGACGCGCTGCTGGGACTATGACCCCAGTGAGAGGCCCAAGTTCAAGGACTTGGTTTGCAGCTTAAG TGACATTTACCTGATGGAGAAGGAACTTGCCAAGGAACAGGAAAGGAACAACCGCCACCGGCCTCCCAAAATCATGGAACCACCGTCCTTCCAGGAGCCACCTCCAAAG CCCAGCAGACCCAGGTACAAGCCACCACCGCAGAGCAACCTCCTGGCTCCCAAGCTGCAGTTCCAG GTGCCCGAGGGTCTGTGTGCCAGCTCGCCTACGCTCACCAGTCCCATTGAGTACCAGTCTCCAGCCAACTCCCTGCACACCCCGCCGCTCAACCGCCACAACGTCTTCAAGCGCCACAGCATGAGG GAGGAAGATTTCCTCcgtcccagcagcagggaggaggcacAGAAGCTCTGGGAGACCGAGAGGCTCAAGATGCGGCAAGTCCTGgacaagcagcagaagcagatggTGGAGGACTACCAGTGGCTGCGACAGGAGGAGAAGTCCCTG GATCCAATGGTGTTTATGAACAACAACATTCCTCCG ctgctcccgGAGAAGGAGACGGATTACA CGGAGTTCACAGGGCCCCCCCAGAAGCCTCCAAGACTTGGGACACAG tcCATCCACCCAGCCCCCACCGCCAACCTGGACCGCACAGATGACATGGTGTACAGCAATGTCATGGACCTGGTgcgggctgtgctgcagctgaagaatgagatcagcctcctgcccccagaGGGGTACATCCTTGTAGTGAAG AACGTGGGCCTGTCCCTGCGGAAGCTGATCGGCAGCGTTGATGAGATCCTGCCTGTCCTGCCCGCTGCCTCCCGCACCGAG ATCGAGGGGACCCAGAAGCTGCTCAACAAGGACTTGGCTGACCTCATCAACAAGATGCGCCTGGCACAGCAGAACGCGGTCACCTCGCTGAGCGAGGAGTGCAAACGGCAAATGCTGACAGCCTCCCACACCCTGGCCGTGGATGCCAAGAACCTCCTGGATGCCGTGGACCAAGCCAAGGTCCAGGCCAATCTGGTGAAGCTGTGTTTGGAGTGA